A genomic segment from Desulfurispirillum indicum S5 encodes:
- a CDS encoding RNA-binding S4 domain-containing protein, with amino-acid sequence MEIFELEGHEYIELHHLLKIMGWCESGGHAKSEIAGGAVSVDGVQELRKRCKVRAGQRVDYAGQQIQVR; translated from the coding sequence ATGGAAATCTTTGAGCTGGAAGGCCATGAGTACATTGAACTGCACCATCTGCTGAAGATCATGGGATGGTGTGAAAGCGGCGGTCACGCGAAGTCGGAGATCGCCGGGGGAGCTGTCAGCGTGGATGGCGTTCAGGAGCTGCGCAAACGCTGTAAGGTTCGGGCCGGGCAGCGGGTTGACTATGCCGGGCAGCAGATCCAGGTTCGCTGA
- the ribD gene encoding bifunctional diaminohydroxyphosphoribosylaminopyrimidine deaminase/5-amino-6-(5-phosphoribosylamino)uracil reductase RibD has translation MTRSAQYEVSMQMALNLARKGLGFTSPNPVVGSVIVDAAGAIVGMGYHAKAGMAHAEVVALKDAGEKARGATLYVTLEPCCVQGRTPPCTDAIIRAGIQKVVYAAQDPNPAVAGRSRAILEAAGIAVESGILEPEARYLNRHFNKHITRQMPYITLKSAITLDGKTAVANGQSRWITGEEARQDGHFLRGIHDAIAVGIGTIIADDPLLTCRHGGKTALPHPDVVIFDTFLRTPRNAAVLRPSEAERRVIIVTSSTMMESDTATRLLGAGIQLIGLPPASQGLPLQQAFAALYEQYGITSVLVEGGAGLTSAIIKETLEDEHVIYMAPKLFGDEGMTWSGSLKVPTPDKAYQLRLHSVERLGNDIRICAHRREHGNL, from the coding sequence ATGACACGCTCAGCCCAATACGAAGTCTCTATGCAGATGGCCTTGAATCTCGCCCGCAAGGGGCTGGGGTTCACCTCCCCGAATCCGGTGGTGGGGTCTGTGATTGTCGATGCTGCAGGCGCCATTGTGGGAATGGGGTATCACGCGAAGGCGGGCATGGCTCACGCCGAGGTGGTTGCCCTGAAAGACGCTGGCGAAAAGGCACGGGGGGCGACCCTCTATGTGACCCTCGAACCCTGCTGTGTGCAGGGGCGCACACCTCCCTGCACCGATGCCATTATCCGCGCTGGTATTCAGAAGGTGGTCTATGCCGCGCAGGACCCGAATCCCGCCGTGGCCGGGCGCAGTCGCGCCATTCTCGAGGCGGCCGGCATCGCCGTGGAATCCGGCATCCTGGAGCCGGAGGCGCGCTACCTCAACCGTCACTTCAACAAGCATATCACCCGGCAGATGCCCTATATTACCCTGAAGTCGGCCATCACCCTCGACGGAAAAACGGCGGTGGCCAATGGGCAGTCCCGCTGGATTACCGGTGAAGAGGCCCGTCAGGATGGCCACTTTCTGCGGGGGATTCACGACGCCATCGCCGTAGGCATCGGAACCATCATCGCCGACGACCCTCTGCTGACCTGCCGTCATGGGGGCAAAACAGCGTTGCCGCACCCCGATGTGGTGATCTTTGACACCTTTTTGCGTACACCGCGCAACGCCGCCGTGCTGCGGCCTTCTGAGGCAGAGCGCCGCGTTATCATTGTCACTTCTTCCACCATGATGGAAAGCGACACGGCCACACGCCTTCTTGGAGCGGGTATCCAGCTGATTGGCCTGCCGCCGGCCAGCCAGGGGCTGCCTCTGCAGCAGGCATTTGCTGCGCTGTACGAACAGTACGGCATCACATCGGTGCTGGTGGAGGGTGGCGCGGGGCTGACCTCGGCTATTATCAAGGAGACACTGGAAGATGAGCATGTGATTTACATGGCACCAAAACTCTTCGGAGATGAGGGGATGACCTGGAGCGGATCCCTGAAGGTGCCGACGCCCGATAAAGCCTATCAGCTTCGCCTTCACTCGGTGGAGCGCCTTGGCAATGATATCAGGATATGTGCCCACAGGAGGGAACATGGAAATCTTTGA